From a region of the Bacillus sp. 2205SS5-2 genome:
- a CDS encoding XapX domain-containing protein: MKEVLLSVLAGIIIGVVFKFMKLPLPAPPVLAGVMGIFGVYFGGVLVDWILKLINA; this comes from the coding sequence ATGAAAGAGGTTTTATTAAGTGTCCTTGCAGGGATTATCATCGGCGTTGTTTTTAAGTTTATGAAACTGCCTTTACCTGCTCCACCTGTACTTGCAGGTGTAATGGGAATATTTGGTGTCTACTTCGGTGGCGTTTTGGTTGATTGGATATTAAAGCTAATAAATGCATAA